A genomic stretch from Hoplias malabaricus isolate fHopMal1 chromosome 4, fHopMal1.hap1, whole genome shotgun sequence includes:
- the irf7 gene encoding interferon regulatory factor 7 isoform X1 produces the protein MAALSSSKPKPQFGSWLIEQVQGGQYEGLYMTGQDTFRIPWKHNSRKDCGDEDNKIFREWAVVSGKICEYPNDKAKWKTNFRCALHSLKQFVLVYDHSKDSEDPHKIYRIVHPDNFQESQNHHIEDVYNIADMPEIMEHEDLLTNLGTLNLGPHPEIQPWQVYQQPVTNAGNYFATHLQDVNMQPYIQNNTLPVLAQHHYTTVPSPTVENLPSPYDLEISIHYRRTEMLRVRRLAQCVQLHYHCHQSELRGESVPFPSTENLIDHKQVLYTKRILDSIQRGLLLEVSPAGIYGFRQDKCNVFFSTVDPAEIRNPEPKKLLQNSRELLFSFEKFNRDLRDYAENLSGSPNHTIFLCFGEKFPDGKPLEKKLIVVKVVPLICRELYKRAQMQGASSLHSDNISLQISNSLFDLIDCTFLLPTAD, from the exons ATGGCAGCGCTGAGCAG cAGCAAGCCAAAGCCTCAGTTTGGTTCCTGGCTGATAGAGCAGGTACAGGGGGGTCAGTATGAAGGTCTTTACATGACCGGTCAGGACACATTCCGCATCCCCTGGAAGCACAACTCGAGAAAAGACTGTGGTGATGAGGATAACAAAATATTTAGA GAGTGGGCTGTGGTCAGTGGCAAAATCTGTGAGTATCCCAATGACAAAGCCAAGTGGAAGACCAACTTCCGGTGTGCCCTCCACAGCCTCaagcagtttgtgttggtttatgATCACTCCAAAGATTCTGAGGACCCCCACAAAATCTACCGCATCGTCCACCCTGACA ATTTCCAGGAGAGCCAGAACCATCATATTGAAGATGTATACAACATAGCAGACATGCCTGAGATAATGGAG CACGAAGATTTGTTAACTAACCTGGGCACTCTGAATCTCGGTCCACATCCTG AAATCCAACCCTGGCAAGTCTATCAGCAGCCTGTCACCAATGCAGGCAACTATTTTGCAACCCATTTGCAAGACGTTAATATGCAGCCTTACATCCAGAATAACACTCTTCCTGTTTTAGCACAACATCACTACACTACAG TGCCTTCACCTACAGTTGAGAACCTGCCTTCTCCGTACGACTTGGAGATTTCCATTCACTACCGGAGAACCGAAATGCTGAGGGTCCGGCGCTTGGCTCAGTGTGTTCAGCTTCACTACCACTGTCATCAGTCTGAACTGAGAGGGGAGTCAGTCCCTTTCCCCAGCACAGAGAACCTCATCGACCACAAGCAGGTCCTGTACACAAAGCGCATCCTGGACAGCATCCAGAGGGGCCTGCTGCTGGAGGTGAGCCCAGCGGGCATTTACGGCTTCCGACAGGACAAGTGCAACGTGTTTTTCAGTACTGTCGATCCTGCCGAGATTCGTAACCCAGAGCCAAAGAAGCTGCTCCAGAACAGCAGGGAACTGCTGTTCAGCTTTGAGAAGTTCAAcagag ATCTCAGGGATTATGCAGAGAACCTGAGTGGATCTCCTAACCACAcaatctttttgtgctttgGGGAGAAATTCCCAGATGGAAAACCACTGGAAAAAAAACTGATAGTAGTAAAG GTAGTGCCCCTGATCTGCCGTGAGCTTTACAAGAGAGCTCAGATGCAGGGAGCATCATCTCTGCACAGTGACAACATCAGCCTCCAGATCTCTAACAGTCTGTTTGACCTCATCGACTGCACCTTCTTACTTCCTACAGCTGACTGA
- the irf7 gene encoding interferon regulatory factor 7 isoform X2, whose amino-acid sequence MAALSSKPKPQFGSWLIEQVQGGQYEGLYMTGQDTFRIPWKHNSRKDCGDEDNKIFREWAVVSGKICEYPNDKAKWKTNFRCALHSLKQFVLVYDHSKDSEDPHKIYRIVHPDNFQESQNHHIEDVYNIADMPEIMEHEDLLTNLGTLNLGPHPEIQPWQVYQQPVTNAGNYFATHLQDVNMQPYIQNNTLPVLAQHHYTTVPSPTVENLPSPYDLEISIHYRRTEMLRVRRLAQCVQLHYHCHQSELRGESVPFPSTENLIDHKQVLYTKRILDSIQRGLLLEVSPAGIYGFRQDKCNVFFSTVDPAEIRNPEPKKLLQNSRELLFSFEKFNRDLRDYAENLSGSPNHTIFLCFGEKFPDGKPLEKKLIVVKVVPLICRELYKRAQMQGASSLHSDNISLQISNSLFDLIDCTFLLPTAD is encoded by the exons ATGGCAGCGCTGAGCAG CAAGCCAAAGCCTCAGTTTGGTTCCTGGCTGATAGAGCAGGTACAGGGGGGTCAGTATGAAGGTCTTTACATGACCGGTCAGGACACATTCCGCATCCCCTGGAAGCACAACTCGAGAAAAGACTGTGGTGATGAGGATAACAAAATATTTAGA GAGTGGGCTGTGGTCAGTGGCAAAATCTGTGAGTATCCCAATGACAAAGCCAAGTGGAAGACCAACTTCCGGTGTGCCCTCCACAGCCTCaagcagtttgtgttggtttatgATCACTCCAAAGATTCTGAGGACCCCCACAAAATCTACCGCATCGTCCACCCTGACA ATTTCCAGGAGAGCCAGAACCATCATATTGAAGATGTATACAACATAGCAGACATGCCTGAGATAATGGAG CACGAAGATTTGTTAACTAACCTGGGCACTCTGAATCTCGGTCCACATCCTG AAATCCAACCCTGGCAAGTCTATCAGCAGCCTGTCACCAATGCAGGCAACTATTTTGCAACCCATTTGCAAGACGTTAATATGCAGCCTTACATCCAGAATAACACTCTTCCTGTTTTAGCACAACATCACTACACTACAG TGCCTTCACCTACAGTTGAGAACCTGCCTTCTCCGTACGACTTGGAGATTTCCATTCACTACCGGAGAACCGAAATGCTGAGGGTCCGGCGCTTGGCTCAGTGTGTTCAGCTTCACTACCACTGTCATCAGTCTGAACTGAGAGGGGAGTCAGTCCCTTTCCCCAGCACAGAGAACCTCATCGACCACAAGCAGGTCCTGTACACAAAGCGCATCCTGGACAGCATCCAGAGGGGCCTGCTGCTGGAGGTGAGCCCAGCGGGCATTTACGGCTTCCGACAGGACAAGTGCAACGTGTTTTTCAGTACTGTCGATCCTGCCGAGATTCGTAACCCAGAGCCAAAGAAGCTGCTCCAGAACAGCAGGGAACTGCTGTTCAGCTTTGAGAAGTTCAAcagag ATCTCAGGGATTATGCAGAGAACCTGAGTGGATCTCCTAACCACAcaatctttttgtgctttgGGGAGAAATTCCCAGATGGAAAACCACTGGAAAAAAAACTGATAGTAGTAAAG GTAGTGCCCCTGATCTGCCGTGAGCTTTACAAGAGAGCTCAGATGCAGGGAGCATCATCTCTGCACAGTGACAACATCAGCCTCCAGATCTCTAACAGTCTGTTTGACCTCATCGACTGCACCTTCTTACTTCCTACAGCTGACTGA
- the irf7 gene encoding interferon regulatory factor 7 isoform X3, producing the protein MTGQDTFRIPWKHNSRKDCGDEDNKIFREWAVVSGKICEYPNDKAKWKTNFRCALHSLKQFVLVYDHSKDSEDPHKIYRIVHPDNFQESQNHHIEDVYNIADMPEIMEHEDLLTNLGTLNLGPHPEIQPWQVYQQPVTNAGNYFATHLQDVNMQPYIQNNTLPVLAQHHYTTVPSPTVENLPSPYDLEISIHYRRTEMLRVRRLAQCVQLHYHCHQSELRGESVPFPSTENLIDHKQVLYTKRILDSIQRGLLLEVSPAGIYGFRQDKCNVFFSTVDPAEIRNPEPKKLLQNSRELLFSFEKFNRDLRDYAENLSGSPNHTIFLCFGEKFPDGKPLEKKLIVVKVVPLICRELYKRAQMQGASSLHSDNISLQISNSLFDLIDCTFLLPTAD; encoded by the exons ATGACCGGTCAGGACACATTCCGCATCCCCTGGAAGCACAACTCGAGAAAAGACTGTGGTGATGAGGATAACAAAATATTTAGA GAGTGGGCTGTGGTCAGTGGCAAAATCTGTGAGTATCCCAATGACAAAGCCAAGTGGAAGACCAACTTCCGGTGTGCCCTCCACAGCCTCaagcagtttgtgttggtttatgATCACTCCAAAGATTCTGAGGACCCCCACAAAATCTACCGCATCGTCCACCCTGACA ATTTCCAGGAGAGCCAGAACCATCATATTGAAGATGTATACAACATAGCAGACATGCCTGAGATAATGGAG CACGAAGATTTGTTAACTAACCTGGGCACTCTGAATCTCGGTCCACATCCTG AAATCCAACCCTGGCAAGTCTATCAGCAGCCTGTCACCAATGCAGGCAACTATTTTGCAACCCATTTGCAAGACGTTAATATGCAGCCTTACATCCAGAATAACACTCTTCCTGTTTTAGCACAACATCACTACACTACAG TGCCTTCACCTACAGTTGAGAACCTGCCTTCTCCGTACGACTTGGAGATTTCCATTCACTACCGGAGAACCGAAATGCTGAGGGTCCGGCGCTTGGCTCAGTGTGTTCAGCTTCACTACCACTGTCATCAGTCTGAACTGAGAGGGGAGTCAGTCCCTTTCCCCAGCACAGAGAACCTCATCGACCACAAGCAGGTCCTGTACACAAAGCGCATCCTGGACAGCATCCAGAGGGGCCTGCTGCTGGAGGTGAGCCCAGCGGGCATTTACGGCTTCCGACAGGACAAGTGCAACGTGTTTTTCAGTACTGTCGATCCTGCCGAGATTCGTAACCCAGAGCCAAAGAAGCTGCTCCAGAACAGCAGGGAACTGCTGTTCAGCTTTGAGAAGTTCAAcagag ATCTCAGGGATTATGCAGAGAACCTGAGTGGATCTCCTAACCACAcaatctttttgtgctttgGGGAGAAATTCCCAGATGGAAAACCACTGGAAAAAAAACTGATAGTAGTAAAG GTAGTGCCCCTGATCTGCCGTGAGCTTTACAAGAGAGCTCAGATGCAGGGAGCATCATCTCTGCACAGTGACAACATCAGCCTCCAGATCTCTAACAGTCTGTTTGACCTCATCGACTGCACCTTCTTACTTCCTACAGCTGACTGA